A region of Pyxidicoccus parkwaysis DNA encodes the following proteins:
- a CDS encoding glycerate kinase, translating to MISPRWLVAPQEFKGTLTAAQAAEAMARGIRESSPEVVLDIAPLADGGPGTVDALLAGTRGERRTQVVQGPLGTPVEAHWALLDEGRTAVVEMASASGLSLLTPESLDARRASTYGTGELMRAALDAGCERLIVGLGGSATTDGGTGALAALGYRFLDAQGQTLPPGGAALSGLARVDASGRHPRLGTVELLGATDVTSPLLGPDGAARLFAPQKGADAAAVEELEAALAHLASVVGAASAGWPGTGAAGGFGFGLVALAGARLVPGYELVSRALGLERRVLLADVVLTGEGRFDRQTSLGKGPGGLARLAREHGTPVVLFAGRVEREDGLELDLFHEVVELAPQARPEDSASKTLCEAAARWCAARLKGR from the coding sequence GTGATTTCACCTCGCTGGCTCGTCGCACCGCAGGAGTTCAAGGGCACGCTCACGGCCGCCCAGGCCGCGGAGGCGATGGCCAGGGGCATTCGCGAGTCCTCGCCGGAGGTGGTGCTGGACATCGCCCCGCTCGCTGACGGCGGCCCGGGCACCGTGGACGCGCTGCTGGCCGGCACGCGCGGTGAGCGTCGCACCCAGGTGGTGCAGGGCCCGCTGGGCACGCCCGTGGAGGCCCACTGGGCGCTGCTGGACGAGGGGCGCACCGCGGTAGTGGAGATGGCGTCCGCCTCCGGCCTGTCGCTGCTCACCCCCGAGTCGCTCGACGCGCGGCGCGCCTCCACGTACGGCACGGGCGAGCTGATGCGCGCGGCGCTGGACGCGGGCTGTGAGCGCCTCATCGTCGGGCTGGGCGGCAGCGCCACCACCGACGGCGGCACGGGCGCACTGGCCGCGCTGGGCTACCGCTTCCTGGACGCGCAGGGACAGACATTGCCGCCCGGAGGCGCGGCGCTCTCCGGCCTCGCCCGCGTGGACGCCAGCGGACGTCACCCGAGGTTGGGCACGGTGGAGCTCCTGGGCGCCACGGACGTCACGTCGCCGTTGCTGGGGCCGGACGGCGCCGCGCGCCTCTTCGCGCCGCAGAAGGGCGCGGACGCGGCGGCGGTGGAGGAGCTGGAGGCGGCGCTGGCGCACCTCGCGTCCGTGGTGGGTGCGGCGTCCGCGGGCTGGCCCGGCACCGGCGCGGCGGGAGGCTTCGGCTTCGGGCTGGTGGCGCTGGCGGGCGCGCGGCTGGTGCCCGGCTACGAGCTGGTGTCGCGCGCGCTGGGCCTGGAGCGCCGCGTGCTGCTGGCGGACGTGGTGCTCACCGGCGAGGGCCGCTTCGACAGGCAGACGTCCCTGGGCAAGGGCCCGGGAGGACTCGCCCGCCTCGCAAGGGAGCACGGCACGCCGGTGGTGCTCTTCGCCGGCCGCGTGGAGCGCGAGGACGGCCTGGAGCTGGACCTCTTCCACGAGGTGGTGGAGCTGGCCCCCCAGGCCCGTCCGGAGGACTCGGCCTCGAAGACGCTCTGCGAGGCCGCGGCGCGGTGGTGCGCCGCGCGCCTCAAGGGCCGCTAA
- a CDS encoding YkgJ family cysteine cluster protein, producing MRTRDWDEQDDDAPAGGTRERERALKEVRAVYRQADAAYAPFSCPASGECCQLARTGRQPWLWQPEWELLSRGRPLPPPREDGGCPYLDATGKRCSVYADRPFGCRTFFCERIRGPARQPAETVGALLERLERISQRVAPALKSPRPLLEWHAETRVKEGHDDPPPEASTQ from the coding sequence ATGCGGACGAGGGACTGGGACGAGCAGGACGATGACGCGCCGGCGGGGGGCACGCGGGAGCGGGAGCGTGCACTGAAGGAGGTCCGCGCCGTCTACCGCCAGGCGGACGCGGCGTACGCCCCCTTCTCCTGCCCGGCCAGCGGCGAGTGCTGCCAGCTCGCGCGCACCGGCCGTCAGCCCTGGCTGTGGCAGCCGGAGTGGGAGCTGCTCTCCCGGGGCCGCCCGCTGCCGCCTCCGCGCGAGGACGGCGGCTGCCCGTACCTGGATGCGACGGGCAAGCGGTGCAGCGTCTACGCGGACCGGCCCTTCGGCTGCCGCACCTTCTTCTGCGAGCGCATCCGCGGCCCCGCGCGCCAGCCCGCCGAGACGGTGGGCGCACTGCTGGAGCGGCTGGAGCGTATCTCCCAGCGCGTGGCCCCGGCCCTGAAGTCGCCGAGGCCCCTGCTGGAATGGCACGCGGAGACCCGGGTCAAAGAGGGCCACGACGACCCGCCCCCGGAGGCGTCCACGCAATGA
- a CDS encoding class I SAM-dependent rRNA methyltransferase: MPTSSKPPKSHRGGRPSSPPQGRNRPHARPEKPAPDRTTPDLGQDGLPQVSLVRRGVERWQAGHPWIYRADLNGDPALEGGEVVRVVDGRGWFLGKAFYSKHSKISLRWLSFDDVAVDADFFRQRLLSADELRRRALPGEKTYRLIHGEADGIPGLVVDRYGDYLTCQFLVPATEQRKALFLDLLEQQFHPRGIINRSDVGVRNLEGLTPEKGLLRGELPGPVSFDEGLVRMRADLLEGQKTGAFLDQRENHIMAAHYAHGEALDCFAYVGGFALQLATKAKHVTAIEISDAAAGLIRENAAANKLSNLDVVVTNAFDFLRDAVDEGKHFDTIVLDPPSFAKNKDAIAAALRGYKEINLRAMQLLRPGGILISASCTYHVDEQAFEDMLASAAADAKRRVQIIERRGAGRDHPVLLNLRETRYLKCFVLRVL, from the coding sequence ATGCCCACCTCCTCCAAGCCCCCCAAATCCCACCGCGGTGGGCGCCCCTCCTCCCCGCCCCAGGGCCGCAACCGCCCCCACGCCCGCCCGGAGAAGCCCGCCCCGGACCGCACCACGCCGGACCTCGGCCAGGACGGACTGCCCCAGGTATCGCTCGTGCGCCGCGGCGTCGAGCGCTGGCAGGCCGGCCACCCCTGGATTTATCGCGCGGACCTCAACGGCGACCCGGCCCTCGAAGGCGGCGAGGTGGTGCGCGTGGTCGACGGCCGCGGCTGGTTCCTCGGCAAGGCCTTCTATTCGAAGCACTCGAAGATTTCGCTGCGATGGCTGAGCTTCGACGACGTGGCGGTGGACGCGGACTTCTTCCGCCAGCGCCTCCTGTCCGCGGATGAGCTGCGCCGCCGCGCGCTCCCCGGCGAGAAGACGTACCGGCTCATCCACGGCGAGGCGGACGGGATTCCGGGCCTCGTGGTGGACCGCTACGGCGACTACCTGACCTGCCAGTTCCTCGTGCCCGCGACGGAGCAGCGCAAGGCGCTCTTCCTCGACCTGCTGGAGCAGCAGTTCCACCCGCGCGGCATCATCAACCGCTCGGACGTGGGCGTGCGCAACCTGGAGGGGCTCACCCCGGAGAAGGGCCTCTTGCGCGGCGAGTTGCCCGGCCCCGTGTCCTTCGACGAGGGCCTGGTGCGCATGCGCGCGGACCTGCTGGAGGGCCAGAAGACGGGCGCCTTCCTGGACCAGCGCGAGAATCACATCATGGCGGCGCACTACGCGCACGGCGAGGCGCTGGACTGCTTCGCGTACGTCGGCGGCTTCGCGCTGCAGCTCGCCACGAAGGCGAAGCACGTGACGGCCATCGAAATCTCGGACGCCGCGGCCGGGCTCATCCGCGAGAATGCCGCCGCCAACAAGCTCTCCAACCTGGACGTGGTGGTGACGAACGCCTTCGACTTCCTCCGCGACGCGGTGGACGAGGGCAAGCACTTCGACACCATCGTCCTGGACCCGCCGTCCTTCGCGAAGAACAAGGACGCCATCGCCGCGGCGCTGCGCGGGTACAAGGAAATCAACCTGCGCGCCATGCAGCTGCTGCGGCCCGGCGGCATCCTCATCAGCGCGAGCTGCACGTACCACGTGGACGAGCAGGCTTTCGAGGACATGCTGGCCTCGGCCGCCGCAGACGCGAAGCGGCGGGTACAGATTATCGAGCGGCGCGGCGCGGGGAGAGACCACCCCGTGCTGCTGAACCTGCGCGAGACGCGGTACCTCAAGTGCTTCGTGCTCCGCGTGCTGTAG
- a CDS encoding FxsA family protein: protein MFKYLLLAILVVPFLELYLLLAIGREVGLLPTVAMLLLTAMVGTWVARREGGRVMRSWRDSMARGQVPEEGILGGALVMLGGALLVVPGVITDVVGLFLLLPPTRRLVAARVRKSLERKVREGSVHVTTVGFGGFGGFGGSRGDGPFPGGMFPEAPSLSRQDEPGAKFTEGPSRQEQGEVDAEPSSRPSRSSQGEVDAEFTEDEPRH, encoded by the coding sequence GTGTTCAAGTACCTCCTGCTCGCCATCCTCGTGGTGCCCTTCCTGGAGTTGTACCTGCTGCTGGCCATCGGCCGGGAGGTGGGCCTGCTGCCCACGGTCGCCATGCTGTTGCTGACGGCCATGGTGGGCACGTGGGTCGCCCGGCGGGAGGGCGGGCGTGTGATGCGGAGCTGGCGCGACTCCATGGCCCGGGGGCAGGTGCCGGAGGAGGGCATCCTCGGCGGTGCGCTGGTGATGTTGGGCGGAGCGCTGCTGGTGGTGCCGGGCGTCATCACCGACGTGGTGGGCCTGTTCCTGCTGCTGCCGCCCACGCGCCGTCTCGTGGCCGCGCGGGTGCGCAAGTCCCTGGAGCGCAAGGTGCGCGAGGGCTCCGTGCACGTCACCACCGTGGGCTTCGGTGGGTTCGGCGGCTTCGGTGGCTCGCGCGGTGACGGGCCGTTTCCAGGGGGCATGTTCCCCGAGGCGCCCTCCCTCTCACGGCAGGACGAGCCAGGCGCGAAGTTCACCGAAGGGCCGTCACGCCAGGAGCAGGGCGAGGTCGACGCGGAGCCCTCGTCGCGTCCTTCACGCTCGAGCCAGGGCGAGGTGGACGCGGAGTTCACCGAGGACGAGCCGCGCCACTGA
- a CDS encoding DUF1427 family protein: MMATVGLVLALAIGAGCRLLDIPLPAPPKLQGALLVLAMTLGFVAGDYLLR; the protein is encoded by the coding sequence ATGATGGCCACGGTTGGACTCGTCCTCGCGCTGGCCATTGGCGCCGGCTGCCGGCTGCTCGACATCCCCCTGCCCGCGCCGCCGAAGCTGCAGGGCGCGCTGCTCGTCCTGGCGATGACGCTCGGCTTCGTGGCCGGCGACTACCTCCTGCGCTGA
- a CDS encoding DUF1427 family protein, with product MNLKLFIGLLLGLGIGFGCRWLGIPSPAPPLLAGALLVVAMTSGYVATDAWLAKHPARSKADCGGPTGETRGTRA from the coding sequence TTGAACCTGAAACTCTTCATCGGACTGCTGCTCGGCCTGGGTATCGGCTTCGGCTGCCGCTGGCTGGGCATTCCTTCGCCCGCGCCGCCGCTGCTGGCCGGCGCGCTCCTCGTCGTTGCGATGACGAGCGGCTACGTGGCGACGGACGCGTGGCTGGCGAAGCACCCCGCGCGCAGCAAGGCCGACTGTGGCGGGCCCACCGGTGAGACGAGAGGGACGCGCGCGTGA
- a CDS encoding MFS transporter, producing MSSDATVETSAPPAPATGAWAPLGHPTFRALWLAVLASNIGTWVHDVAASWFMSERTSSPLMVAAVQAATTLPVVTFALVAGTLADIVDRRRYLIVVQLWMLAMTTVLTLLAHADRLDAETLLVLTFALGAGAAMAMPAQAATTAELVPRPLLAPAVALSSIGVNIARSIGPALGGLIVARFGAAWAFSVNALSFLGVVTVLWRWRRVAPVSTLPSEPFGLALRAGLRYAARASDFRSVLFKSACFFLFASALPSQLAIVVRQQLSAGAGTYGMLLGFMGLGAVAGAIALPKLRARLDADRLVLGATLLYAATMLALAAVRDLRVLALAMLLSGSAWIVVLSSLQTAAHVSVPTWVRARALALYIGTFSAGMAGGSLLWGTVAQQAGTEVALTAAAVSAALASFFSLRFRLSAAMGRDTAPSQHWPAPTMAGDVTPDRGPVLVTVEYRIEPAAREDFLHQLHLLGETRRRDGAMQWGVMEDAAEPGCFLEYFLIASWMEHLRQHERVTNEEKRIQDALRALHRGAQSPVVRHFATATPTGTRNVTSEEDLP from the coding sequence ATGTCTTCTGACGCCACCGTGGAGACCTCCGCGCCTCCGGCTCCCGCGACGGGCGCGTGGGCGCCGCTTGGCCACCCCACCTTCCGGGCGCTGTGGCTGGCGGTGCTGGCCAGCAACATCGGCACGTGGGTGCATGACGTCGCGGCCTCGTGGTTCATGTCCGAGCGCACCAGCTCGCCGTTGATGGTGGCCGCGGTGCAGGCGGCGACGACGCTGCCGGTGGTGACGTTCGCCCTCGTGGCCGGCACGCTGGCGGACATCGTCGACCGGCGGCGCTACCTCATCGTGGTGCAGCTGTGGATGCTCGCCATGACCACGGTGCTCACGCTGCTGGCGCACGCGGACCGGCTCGACGCGGAGACGCTGCTGGTGCTGACCTTCGCGCTGGGCGCGGGCGCCGCCATGGCCATGCCGGCACAGGCCGCGACGACGGCCGAGTTGGTGCCGCGTCCGCTGCTGGCACCGGCGGTGGCACTGAGCTCCATCGGCGTCAACATCGCGCGCTCCATCGGCCCCGCGCTGGGCGGGCTCATCGTCGCGCGCTTCGGCGCGGCGTGGGCCTTCTCCGTGAATGCGCTGTCATTCCTGGGCGTGGTGACGGTGCTGTGGCGCTGGCGGCGCGTAGCCCCCGTCTCCACCCTGCCCTCCGAGCCCTTCGGCCTCGCGCTGCGCGCCGGGCTTCGCTACGCGGCGCGGGCCAGCGACTTCCGCTCGGTGCTGTTCAAGTCGGCCTGCTTCTTCCTGTTCGCCAGCGCCCTGCCGTCGCAGTTGGCCATCGTGGTCCGCCAGCAGCTCTCCGCCGGGGCGGGGACGTATGGAATGCTGCTGGGCTTCATGGGCCTGGGGGCCGTCGCCGGTGCCATCGCGTTGCCGAAGCTGCGCGCGCGGCTGGACGCGGACCGGCTGGTGCTGGGGGCCACGCTGCTCTACGCCGCCACCATGCTGGCGCTCGCGGCCGTGAGGGACTTGCGCGTCCTCGCACTGGCGATGCTGCTCAGCGGCTCGGCGTGGATTGTCGTGCTGTCCTCGCTGCAGACGGCCGCGCATGTTTCGGTGCCCACGTGGGTCCGGGCCCGCGCGCTGGCGCTCTACATCGGGACCTTCTCCGCGGGCATGGCGGGCGGCAGCCTGCTCTGGGGCACCGTCGCGCAGCAGGCCGGCACGGAAGTCGCGCTGACGGCGGCGGCCGTGTCGGCGGCGCTCGCGAGCTTCTTCTCGCTGCGCTTCCGGCTGAGCGCGGCCATGGGACGGGACACCGCGCCGTCACAGCACTGGCCCGCGCCGACCATGGCCGGGGACGTGACGCCAGACCGGGGACCGGTGCTGGTGACGGTGGAGTACCGAATCGAGCCCGCGGCCCGTGAGGACTTCCTGCACCAACTGCACCTGCTCGGCGAGACGCGGCGGCGCGACGGCGCGATGCAGTGGGGCGTGATGGAGGACGCGGCCGAGCCGGGCTGCTTCCTCGAATACTTCCTCATCGCGTCCTGGATGGAGCACCTGCGCCAGCACGAGCGCGTCACGAACGAGGAGAAGCGAATCCAGGACGCGCTGCGGGCCCTGCATCGCGGCGCGCAGTCACCCGTGGTGCGCCACTTCGCCACCGCCACGCCTACCGGCACCCGCAACGTCACCTCGGAGGAGGACCTGCCTTGA
- a CDS encoding amidohydrolase, with the protein MADLIVRNARITTLDRDHPEATALAVANGVLVAVGDEPSVLKHATPGTRVIDADGRRLIPGLNDSHLHLIRGGLNYNLELRWDGVRSLADAMSLLKAQVARTPAPQWVRVVGGFTEHQFAERRLPTLDELNAAAPETPVFILHLYDRALLNRAALRAVGYTKDTPDPPGGRIERDRAGNPTGLLLASPNALILYATLAQGPKLPPEYQLNSTRHFMRELNRLGITSVIDAGGGFQNYPEDYEIIQRLHASGELTVRIAYNLFTQKKGGELADFDRWSKLLKPLQGDDLFRHNGAGEMLVFSAADFEDFREPRPELPPGMEGELESVVRLLAERRWPFRIHATYDESISRVLDVYAKVSRDVPFDGLHWFIDHAETISERNIDRIRALQGGIAIQHRMAYQGEYFAERYGSQALAHTPPIRRMLSAGIPVGAGTDATRVASYNPWVSLYWLVSGRTVGGLPMYGDDNRLEREEALRLWTHGSAWFSHEQDRKGLLKPGHFADFALLSSDFFSVEEAAIKDITSELTVLGGKVVHGSGEFGPLAPDLPGAMPDWSPVNRFGGYQGAPLSAARLAHASERRHVHAPGETCAAHRVTTRSRSSEHGGLFGFWGSLGCACHVF; encoded by the coding sequence ATGGCCGACCTGATTGTCCGCAACGCCCGAATCACCACGCTGGACCGGGACCATCCGGAAGCGACAGCCCTGGCCGTCGCCAACGGTGTCCTGGTGGCGGTGGGCGACGAGCCCTCGGTGCTGAAGCACGCCACGCCGGGCACTCGCGTCATCGACGCAGATGGCCGGAGGCTGATTCCCGGTCTCAATGACAGCCACCTGCACCTGATTCGCGGGGGCCTGAACTACAACCTGGAGCTGCGGTGGGACGGCGTGCGCTCGCTCGCGGACGCCATGTCCCTGCTGAAGGCGCAGGTGGCGCGCACGCCCGCGCCGCAGTGGGTGCGCGTGGTGGGCGGCTTCACCGAGCACCAGTTCGCCGAGCGGCGCCTGCCCACGCTCGACGAGCTCAACGCCGCCGCGCCGGAGACGCCGGTCTTCATCCTGCACCTGTATGACCGCGCGCTCCTCAACCGCGCCGCGCTGCGCGCCGTGGGCTACACGAAGGACACGCCGGACCCGCCGGGCGGACGCATCGAGCGCGACAGGGCGGGCAACCCCACCGGCCTGCTGCTGGCCAGCCCCAACGCGCTCATCCTCTACGCGACGCTGGCCCAGGGGCCCAAGCTGCCGCCGGAATACCAGCTCAACTCCACGCGCCACTTCATGCGCGAGCTGAACCGGCTGGGCATCACCTCGGTCATCGACGCGGGCGGCGGCTTCCAGAACTACCCGGAGGACTACGAAATCATCCAGCGGCTGCACGCGTCCGGGGAGCTGACGGTGCGCATCGCCTACAATCTCTTCACCCAGAAGAAGGGCGGAGAGCTGGCGGACTTCGACCGCTGGTCTAAGCTGCTGAAGCCGCTGCAGGGAGACGACCTGTTCCGCCACAACGGCGCGGGAGAGATGCTCGTCTTCTCCGCGGCGGACTTCGAGGACTTCCGCGAGCCGCGCCCGGAATTGCCCCCCGGCATGGAGGGCGAGCTGGAGTCCGTGGTGCGCCTGCTGGCCGAGCGCCGCTGGCCGTTCCGCATCCACGCCACCTACGACGAGAGCATCAGCCGCGTGCTGGACGTCTACGCGAAGGTGAGCCGTGACGTACCGTTCGACGGCCTGCACTGGTTCATCGACCACGCGGAGACCATCTCCGAGCGCAACATCGACCGCATCCGCGCGCTGCAGGGTGGCATCGCCATCCAGCACCGCATGGCGTACCAGGGCGAGTACTTCGCGGAGCGCTACGGCTCGCAGGCGCTCGCGCACACGCCTCCGATTCGGCGGATGCTGAGCGCGGGAATCCCCGTGGGCGCCGGCACCGACGCGACGCGCGTGGCCAGCTACAACCCATGGGTGTCGCTGTACTGGCTCGTCAGCGGCCGCACCGTGGGCGGGCTGCCCATGTACGGCGACGACAACCGCCTGGAGCGTGAAGAGGCGCTGCGCCTGTGGACGCACGGCAGCGCCTGGTTCTCGCACGAGCAGGACCGCAAGGGGCTCCTCAAGCCGGGCCACTTCGCGGACTTCGCGCTGCTGTCCTCGGACTTCTTCAGTGTCGAGGAGGCCGCCATCAAGGACATCACCAGCGAGCTGACGGTGCTGGGCGGCAAGGTGGTGCACGGCAGCGGGGAGTTCGGCCCGCTCGCCCCCGACCTGCCGGGCGCCATGCCGGACTGGTCTCCGGTGAATCGCTTCGGTGGCTACCAGGGCGCGCCGCTGTCGGCCGCGCGCCTCGCACACGCCAGCGAGCGGCGGCACGTGCACGCGCCCGGTGAGACGTGTGCCGCGCACCGCGTGACGACCCGGAGTCGTTCCTCGGAGCACGGCGGGCTGTTCGGCTTCTGGGGTTCGCTCGGGTGCGCGTGCCATGTCTTCTGA
- a CDS encoding hydrolase, with protein sequence MPKATPTPGKSLLTPGDHALILIDHQSQMAFATRSIDIAQLRNNTALIAKAAAGFGVPTLLTTVAEKSFSGPLFPEITAAFPDAKVRDRTTMNAWEDSLVIEAVNGFGKDKLVIAGLWTGVCIVGPVLSAIDQGFKAYVITDACGDVSDEAHERAVQRMIQAGAVPMTSVQYLLELQRDWARSATYGLTTGIAATHAGGYGLGIQYAKTMFGGSEGGH encoded by the coding sequence ATGCCCAAGGCCACCCCGACCCCGGGAAAGAGCCTCCTCACGCCCGGCGACCACGCGCTCATCCTCATCGACCATCAGTCGCAGATGGCGTTCGCCACCCGGTCCATCGACATCGCGCAACTGCGCAACAACACCGCGTTGATTGCCAAGGCCGCCGCCGGCTTCGGCGTCCCCACCCTGCTGACCACCGTCGCGGAGAAGAGCTTCTCCGGCCCCCTGTTCCCGGAAATCACCGCGGCGTTCCCCGACGCGAAGGTCCGGGACCGCACGACGATGAACGCCTGGGAGGACTCGCTCGTCATCGAGGCCGTCAACGGCTTCGGGAAGGACAAGCTGGTCATCGCCGGACTGTGGACGGGCGTGTGCATCGTCGGCCCGGTGCTTTCCGCCATCGACCAGGGCTTCAAGGCGTATGTCATCACCGACGCCTGCGGTGACGTCTCCGACGAGGCGCACGAGCGCGCGGTGCAGCGGATGATTCAAGCCGGCGCGGTGCCGATGACCAGCGTGCAGTACCTGCTGGAGTTGCAGCGCGACTGGGCCCGAAGCGCCACCTACGGGCTGACGACGGGCATCGCCGCCACGCACGCCGGTGGCTACGGCCTGGGCATCCAGTACGCGAAGACGATGTTCGGCGGTTCCGAAGGCGGGCACTGA
- a CDS encoding acyltransferase family protein has product MKRPVTSFTLEKQPTRHPGLDGARGLAVLAMVMGHTLDALLTPEARALPWVQNYWAFRGITAPLFLLVAGWAVVAALGTKPNAARDIYGRRLRRSLLLIFLGYLLHWPGWGAVHDLGWSSQMLSLVFAFDALQCIGFALLFGSTLLALAPPRWGRSGVLLVLAVGIPLVSAAMWRFGAGLPGPLQQFIGSAEGSRFPFFPWAGFFFAGALAAHALHLLRPGWPQGLALLAVGAGLLALTRVAPSDWSPTSPWMVMFRVGQGLMVLGAVNLAPRWLSGLLAPFGRLSLWVYVLHLPVVYGWADIAGLAGRIGPTLSVPAALGVAAALLVVCTLLARFGRWVFAQARPWRAGSTTLNASINGSTRLGTRG; this is encoded by the coding sequence GTGAAACGGCCCGTCACCTCGTTCACTCTCGAGAAGCAGCCCACCCGCCACCCCGGACTCGACGGGGCGCGCGGTCTGGCCGTTTTGGCGATGGTGATGGGGCACACGCTGGACGCGCTGCTGACGCCGGAGGCGCGAGCGCTGCCCTGGGTGCAGAACTACTGGGCCTTCCGTGGCATCACCGCGCCGCTGTTCCTGCTGGTGGCCGGCTGGGCGGTGGTGGCGGCACTGGGGACGAAGCCCAACGCGGCGCGCGACATCTACGGGCGCCGCCTGCGTCGCTCCCTGCTGCTCATCTTCCTGGGCTACCTCCTGCACTGGCCGGGCTGGGGCGCGGTGCACGACCTCGGCTGGTCGAGCCAGATGCTCTCGCTCGTCTTCGCCTTCGACGCGCTCCAGTGCATCGGCTTCGCGCTCCTGTTCGGCTCCACGCTGCTGGCGCTGGCTCCGCCGCGCTGGGGCCGGTCAGGCGTGCTGCTCGTGCTGGCGGTGGGCATTCCGCTGGTGAGCGCGGCGATGTGGCGCTTCGGCGCGGGGCTGCCCGGACCGCTGCAGCAGTTCATCGGCAGCGCCGAGGGCAGCCGCTTCCCGTTCTTCCCCTGGGCGGGCTTCTTCTTCGCGGGCGCGCTGGCCGCGCACGCGCTGCACCTGCTGCGCCCGGGCTGGCCGCAGGGACTGGCGCTGCTCGCCGTGGGCGCCGGGCTGCTCGCGCTGACGCGGGTGGCGCCGTCCGACTGGAGCCCCACGAGCCCGTGGATGGTGATGTTCCGCGTGGGCCAGGGGCTCATGGTGCTGGGCGCGGTGAACCTCGCGCCGCGGTGGCTCAGCGGACTGCTGGCGCCCTTCGGCCGGCTGTCGCTCTGGGTCTACGTGCTGCACCTGCCGGTGGTCTACGGCTGGGCGGACATCGCGGGCCTGGCCGGACGCATCGGCCCCACGCTGAGCGTGCCCGCCGCGCTGGGCGTGGCCGCGGCGCTGCTGGTGGTGTGCACGCTGCTGGCGCGCTTCGGGCGCTGGGTGTTCGCGCAGGCGCGGCCGTGGCGCGCGGGCTCCACCACGCTGAATGCCAGCATCAACGGCAGCACGCGGCTCGGCACGCGCGGCTGA
- a CDS encoding YfiM family protein has product MRPTQRFLLGMLLVLPGIPALGASPGDEWFGTDKAKHFAVCTVLAGAGYGGGALLFDAPSARWITGAGLAMGAGLVKELYDTRSGGSGFSVKDLTWDAVGTATGLGVAYLVDRFVFGRDEPASASAITGGEASASLDVTLRLGAPLVPNAFGRRGLAPVATVTRVRSDGAAIERSGDVSTRVFDGQGLATPRLALDEPHELLALKTRVHQHHGSVPAVTAGDEHGDLSARALVHATGGQDVDLLGQAPLGERTLEPARQIQRASSSAAAHEALAADEDLHLPRRVSRSIPAVVLHPSSASESRATYGADAPLRVR; this is encoded by the coding sequence ATGCGACCGACCCAACGCTTTCTTCTGGGCATGCTCCTCGTCCTGCCGGGCATCCCCGCGCTCGGCGCCTCGCCAGGGGATGAATGGTTTGGCACCGACAAGGCGAAGCACTTCGCCGTGTGCACGGTGCTCGCGGGCGCGGGCTATGGCGGCGGGGCGCTCCTGTTCGACGCGCCATCTGCGCGGTGGATTACCGGCGCGGGGCTCGCGATGGGCGCGGGGCTGGTCAAGGAGCTCTACGACACCCGGAGTGGTGGCTCCGGCTTCTCCGTGAAGGACCTCACGTGGGACGCGGTGGGAACGGCCACGGGGCTCGGCGTGGCGTACCTCGTGGACCGCTTCGTCTTCGGACGTGACGAGCCGGCGTCGGCGTCCGCCATCACCGGGGGCGAGGCGTCGGCTTCGCTCGACGTGACACTACGGCTCGGTGCTCCGCTCGTCCCCAACGCGTTCGGCCGTCGAGGGCTTGCCCCGGTCGCCACCGTCACTCGTGTCAGAAGCGACGGCGCGGCGATAGAGCGGTCGGGTGATGTCAGCACGCGGGTCTTCGACGGGCAAGGCCTCGCCACCCCGCGCCTTGCGCTCGACGAGCCGCACGAGTTGCTCGCGCTGAAGACGCGGGTCCACCAGCATCATGGCTCCGTCCCGGCCGTCACCGCTGGTGACGAGCACGGTGACCTGTCCGCGAGGGCACTGGTTCATGCAACCGGTGGGCAGGACGTGGACCTGCTCGGACAGGCCCCGCTCGGCGAACGCACCCTGGAGCCAGCGCGGCAAATCCAGCGCGCCTCCTCGAGCGCCGCCGCGCATGAGGCACTTGCGGCAGACGAGGACCTCCACCTCCCGCGCCGCGTCTCCCGCTCCATCCCTGCCGTCGTCCTGCATCCATCCTCCGCTTCCGAATCGCGCGCAACGTATGGGGCCGATGCCCCGCTGCGCGTCCGCTGA